CGATAATGACTCTGTGTCTTTCTTCCTTTTCTAATTTAGATACCTCAACTTTTAGAACACCATTTTCAAATTTAGCAGAGGATTCTTTTGGAATAACCTTTTTAGGTAATTTTATATTTCGCTTAACAACACCAGTCCTTTTATCTGTTAAGGTCACATAAGAACCCTGTATATTTTGTTCGGTGTCGAATTTTGCTTCAATTTTAAGATATTTCTCAGATAGATCCAGGGTAATATCTTCTTTCTTAATACCAGGCAGTGCAATATTTACTATAATTTCATCATTTGTCTCTATAATATCCCTGCCAGGCACAAATGTATAGTCGACAATCTTGGTTTCAACTTCACTTCTCATACCTTCCAAGGTTGCAGCAGTATCATCCATCATCTTCTGAATAAAATCTTTCATTTCCAAAACATGATCTCTTTTTTTCATTTTATTACACTCCATATCATCCTATTTTTAATATAATATTAATTATGTAACTACAAATTTATAATAATTTCCCATATACAAAAAAACGCATAAAGAAGTAGAATGTGTAATTACTTCTACTATCTTCTTAAGATATTAACAACGAGAATAATAGCTAGTATTGTGGCGATTATAAAGATTATAGATCCAATTGTTGAAAAACCAAGCGCCGGGATTGGAACACCCCTTCCAGACTGGAGAATTAACGATGAACCAACAATCAAAGACGATATAATCAGTGCTATTGATATCCTGTCAACCATTTTATCGAGTTTTATTGAAAATTTATCTAAACTTTCAAGCCTCATTTCAATTCCAATTTCACCCTTTTTAGCCTTAAGAAGTGTTTGGCTAATTGTTCTAGGCAAATCTTTACTGATATGCTGCAATTCAAAAAGGTACTGGGTTTTATAATTTAAAATATTCAATGGATTCAAACGTTTTGCCAACAACTTTTGGATTAAAGGTTCTGCAACATCAATCAAGTTGAAATTAGGATCCAGACCAAGACCAATATCATCCAACAGATTTAAAACCTTACCCAGCAATATAAAGTCCTTTGGAAGCTGGATCTTGTATTTTTCTATTAGATCTGGAGCGGAAAATTCATTGATAAATCCACCTATATTCTGAATTTCAGCACCATAAAATTCGTCTAAAAGATCGATTAAATCATACTTCAAACTCTGAATGTCAATGCTATCATCAATAATTTCCATGTAGAGCAGTTGATTTATTATTCCGTTAACATCGTTGTCAAAAATATAAACAAACAATTCCATAAGGATACTAATAAAATCCATATCTAAATGGCCCATAATTCCAAAATCAATAAAACATAGAACATTCCCATCTTTAACAAGTAAATTTCCCGGATGTGGGTCTCCATGGAAGAATCCATACTTAAAGATCTGAATAAAATAACATTCAGCCCCTAACTTAGCAAGTGTCGGGCCATCGGCCTTAACACCAGATCCCTCAATTTCAGTGATCTTAACTCCTTTGACATAATCCATTGTAA
This is a stretch of genomic DNA from Methanobacterium spitsbergense. It encodes these proteins:
- a CDS encoding Hsp20/alpha crystallin family protein produces the protein MKKRDHVLEMKDFIQKMMDDTAATLEGMRSEVETKIVDYTFVPGRDIIETNDEIIVNIALPGIKKEDITLDLSEKYLKIEAKFDTEQNIQGSYVTLTDKRTGVVKRNIKLPKKVIPKESSAKFENGVLKVEVSKLEKEERHRVIIE
- a CDS encoding ABC1 kinase family protein, with the protein product MNFRRFDNKRPDFERLEEIFAVLAKYEFIDIVKKTGLKNTFGRIFRSRKNFVEELDASAPERILLVFEELGTTFIKFGQILSMRPDIVGVDIANELAKLQDNVPPDSFKSIKKEIENELGRPLDEIFQKFYEVPIASASIAQVHMAILHDGTRVAVKVQRPNIIDHIKKDLIIMRYLGGLLERRISNLKYYNISGVIDEFERAIIKELDFELEARNMEKFGSYFENNSHICVPKNYKHYSTIRVLTMDYVKGVKITEIEGSGVKADGPTLAKLGAECYFIQIFKYGFFHGDPHPGNLLVKDGNVLCFIDFGIMGHLDMDFISILMELFVYIFDNDVNGIINQLLYMEIIDDSIDIQSLKYDLIDLLDEFYGAEIQNIGGFINEFSAPDLIEKYKIQLPKDFILLGKVLNLLDDIGLGLDPNFNLIDVAEPLIQKLLAKRLNPLNILNYKTQYLFELQHISKDLPRTISQTLLKAKKGEIGIEMRLESLDKFSIKLDKMVDRISIALIISSLIVGSSLILQSGRGVPIPALGFSTIGSIIFIIATILAIILVVNILRR